Genomic segment of Arachis hypogaea cultivar Tifrunner chromosome 16, arahy.Tifrunner.gnm2.J5K5, whole genome shotgun sequence:
gccatcaagaatatatttgatattaattcaaaattttgggaacaaaattaaaacatataagtatttttaaaacttttatcaaatttcgaaacaaaaaatatactttgtcTTTTTTCATCTCCTTAACATATAAGTTCAGCATTACAAATTTTAGTGATTTAGTACCTTTTTCTCACAAAATCTTTTCAAAGACTTGTTcgatactctttatatatatatatatatatatatatatatatataagaagaagTCGTGTCCGTCCGGGACATCTGCCTTGTACTTTGAAAGGCCTCCCAACCCAAGCTTTTTTATTCAACATATATATAGGACAAACTGAAGGAAAAGACTGACCCATTCGGTGACTTTCGAGGTCGCCCTCACTGAACCGACTTGAATCAGTTCAGATTCAGTCTTACCGAAATCGGatttccttttatatatatatatatttcaccaATAATACAAGTTAGGCAAATTTTAATATGAAACCTGTTCATACACTGGCCCAACACTAAGGCTCAGGTTCAAATACACCAAAAGGCCCAATCTAAAGATTGGCCTTCGTTATTCACCGACCTCTTTAGAAGAGGTTGGACTCAACACAGACTTCTTTCCAAAGAAGTCGGGATCAAgagatagctggcagataacacttattcaaataagtaactgcccctaaaatctctcaacctacTTCTAGAAGCCATATCCCAATAATTCCTAGATAAAAAGGACGATTATccgcctaaaaaggtggcactactccaacggtggttattggatcaccactataaataccctgacactcctcaggtatctctaagttccaatacattctaaacctgcttaaccccatgctgacttaggcatcggagtgtctttgcaggtaccaccccccatctcttggaacacacaactcggaggcggctcccagacgtaaaccaagtcggagaccacactCCTCCAGCGCTTGGGCCTCAAACAAGTCCAACCACcgtccggttctaggtaagccccggaacattggcgccgttgccggggacctggagctCAACTCTTGATAATGGCGGATGATCAATAACATAGTCAGACAACCACTCGACATGAATAAGATGCAAGCATGTTAAAAAGAAGCTGGAATACAGTTTCTATGGATACCAGAAATCTCGTAAAAACTTCTCCCAATGGGCAGAGGATATCAAATAGGGATGATGATTTTACTTCTACAGTTAAATTGgattaaaaaagaagaaagcacCGTCCCAAAAATTTGGTCCAACCTCATTAAGCCACTTGTACTAAATCAAACTGGCAAGGGGCAAAGCCTAAAACGAATTGCACAAATAACTTAAGGACAACGTGATCATAATCAAACATCAACACGAAGAGGATGTAAACCCGACGTCACAACAATTTGTTTAAAACAAATTGAGAAAGGATGGCGATTTATAAGAATGCCAAGAGATAAGTATCCGACCTTACTAAGTTGACACAACAAGTATAAAACAAGTTATCCGACCTCCCAAAAAGAGAGTCCAAAATAACTTGTAAAAGTCACATAGCAACAAATAGTAAGATTCAAGAATGGCATGACTGAATACTCGAGTCCGACTTTATGAAGCTCGACCTCGAGTAGAGGCACTGCCTTATCATGAAAGCTAagtccaaaattattaaaaactaaagaCAACATTCTACAATGATGCTAGAGCACGAAAGAAGAACGTGACCCCCTTCCAGAAACCTGAGAGCAAACTCAGATAAGGGAAGAGCTCTTGAGACAAAGGATGGCTACGAGATTCGACGCAAAAGACCTCATCTTGATAAGAAAAAATATCAGGCTACTGAGTTCGGGCGAATGAAAGCTGACAACAAAAAGGATAGGACCCTACAAGATTACTGAgatcttaggaaaaggttattacaaggtgaccgacttaaacagcaccgagctaccaaggtcgtggcatgcttgtaacatgaaaaggtactatagctaaaagcgaactctactccctgatgtactctttttccaacttcatgattttttcccaaaaattaaaggatttttctgaagaagggtttttaacgaggcatcatagtagagactAAGGGATCATAGATAgtgaaaaacccttagtagcagtaaAAGTACCTtcgcaaataaataaagatcttttatctcttataaattccttctcgtttttctttctttcaacgaaacgcgccgacttaaactcgacaaagcgtgaaaatcccatgaaccgacctagatggtcgtcaggataaaacgacgaggtacaagtcggtgtaaagaggttataaaagtcgaTCGTAATAAACTCGGAAATTATCTGACTTACAAGTcggaaaaaccgagaaaaaaggaaacgcatcgcaaaaataacctaaatcATAAGagctcaataaatcaaaaattgagtataaggaataccaAAAAGAGATCAGGAAACCTATTGAAAGCACTAAGGCAAAAGGCCGTCCCGAGTTGTTAAGGAAAACTTAACTTAAAGAAAGGGACAGTCAGAAAAAaggtttttcaaaacaaagatCAAAAAGGTTTTTTCTAAGATTACTGAAATCTTAGAAAATGGCTACTACAAAGTGTCTAACTTCGAGGGTGAAAAACTACCCAGGTCGCAACACACCTCCAACATAAGGAGATAAAACAATTCCTTATGAAAATTGATTTTCTACAATTAACACACACCAATTGAAACTCGATAAACCGCGAAAATCACGGGCCGATCATATAGAAATCGCCTGGATGAAGCGACGAGGAACCAATTGGTGGAAAGAAGTTACATATGCGAATTGGAAAGAAAACACATCGAAACAGCTCGGGCCAAACGGGTTGAAAAAGTTGTGTTTAGAACAAGTCGCAAAAGTAAATATGCCCCTTGAGGCATAAATACGATCTACCAACTCGATCCACACGGATACAAATGGATCGTACAAAATCTCAAGCCCACAATCTCATCTCTACAAGTTCTAAAAATAAACGACCTAGTCGTATAAAATGGAACACTTTCACAAAAACAAGTTGTTCCAAGAAAACTCGTTCTAGCATTCACAACAACATAAGGATAACTTGGATTAAACGAGTTATGCCAGTCAACCATATTTTCAACGAAATTGTGTTAAGCACAAGTCGTGTCTATCTAAAAGCAAAGCTTTAAAAGTGATTTGTATCAAAATGAATCACTTCAACCAAACGACTCGTATAGAAACGAGTTAAAAAGGAAGGATTGTAAACGTTTTTGAACAAAATCGAAACGTAAAAACTATCCTCCAAAACAACTTGGATAAAACAAGTTGTATCATACACAAGGACGACAACCTTGTAAAAACTAGAAAGGGGAGGGAATAAGCATATAATCCCTTCACCTAAGGTGCCAATTTATGCTCGACAAAGCGCAAAAATCACGAGCTGGCCTTTTCAATGGTCGCtcagataaagcgacgaggtataAATTGGTGTCCAATGGTTATAATACGGCTTGATGATTTAAAACAACTCAAGCCCATGAGTTGAACAAAATCGAGtaaaaaataaccatatgatctaagtaatttgtattaaaataaattgCGCAAAACAACTTGATATATAACGAGTTGTGCTTCAAAAAAGTGACTTGTATAAAAAACAAGTCATCTAGAAAACTCAGAATGAATGAGTTCAATAAAAAAAGGCTTCATTTGAAAATCCTTTCTGCTTGATTGCTCGAGTCCGACTTCATAAAGCTCGACCTCGAGCAGGGGCATAATGGATAAAGCAACGAAGTCCGATGGTTATAAAGATGATCTGATAGTTTAAAAGGACTCAAAATAAACAATTTGTACTTGAAACAAGTTGTGAAGTCCTAAAAAACAGCTCGAATTTAAATGAGttgtatgaaattagatcaagaaATAGCCACGTTTTAATTAAACGATTTGAAATGAAACAAATCGTAAGACCTTAAAACTACTCGCATCGAACGAGCTAGATGaggttatattaaaaaataattacgaGTTTTGAAATAAACGATTTGTATCAAAGCAAGTCGTAATAAATCAGAATAAGTTTCAGAAAGGTGATTTGTATTAAAACAAGTCATGTATCCTCAAAACAACTCGAATTGAACGAGTTGTACGAAACTAGGACAAGAAATATTCTTTGGTTAAGTAAGATGTGCTAAAACCAATTATACAGAGCCTACAAGCCCGAGTTTaaatactcgaatccaactcttaagaaaaagagattgaactcgagtagggacactgttcatacACTGGCCCAACACTAAGGCTCAGGTCCAAATACaccaaaaggcccaatccaaagattggccttcgTTATTCACCGACCTCTTTAGAAGAGGTCGGACTCAACACAGACTTCTTTCCAAAGAAGTTGTGATCAAgagatagctggcagataacacttattcaaataagtaactgcccctaaaatctctcaacctacTTCTAGAAACCATATCCCAACAATTCCTAGATAAAAAGGACGATTATccgcctaaaaaggtggcactactccaacggtggttattggatcaccactataaataccctgacactcctcaggtatctctaagttccaatacattctaaacctgcttaactccatgctgacttaggcatcggagtgtctttgcaggtaccaccccccatctcTTGGAACACACAACTCGGAGGCGGCTCCCAGACGTAAACCAAGTTGGAGACCACACTCCTCCAGCGCTTGGGCCTCAAACAAGTCCAACCACcgtccggttctaggtaagccccggaACAAAACCATTCTAGTAAGACATGAAACACGCAATAGTGTATGACCAAAGTTGGGTTACCAACTCAATATATTTTCTTCAGGCTATTCTTCGCTGGTAATCAAATCTTCACCAAtaattctaatattatttttgtaaaaaccgatttatttttaaaataaataaatatgtaaatgaaATATGTAAATGAAAGAACCATACTCAATTTTGACTACTTTGGTATGTCTTTTAATAGAATATTTAGACTTAATTGAAatgcaatataaaaaaattaaaaaatattgtgcTTGtttattaaatcaataaaaaagttttcaatgatttttttaattttttaatatatttagtaaatttctaataataaaaataaaaaattaaaaaaattaaaaaaaatttaaaaaactataattttgcatctctttttaaatttttttcttaaaaaaatattttttttatataataaataaataaatacttttattttattttatctaaacataattaataaataaaatttttttacatgaaatatttaaatataaaattatttttatttttataatttttttttttaaaaaatcattaaaaaaaatatttttggaacaaGTCCATTATTTGATCAGTTTTGTCTCCCTTAAACGGTTCcccaaataaaaaatcaaataagaaattcAACTAACCCTAAACTCACCCATTGATGCATGATGATACAGCAGCATAACCCCCATCCTCTCAAGCCCTAGCAGCCACCTTCATCCCCCTCCTCTCCGTTGGCCAGAGGCCGCTGTAGCCGGCCGGCATCGTCATAGCCGCAGTCGCTTACCAAGCCCGCGTCGCTCACCTCGCCGCTGTCCCTCACCGAGCTCACGTCGCTCCCACTTCTCTCCTCGCCTCTCCGGTCTCCGGACTCTGCTTACCTCGCCATCCCTCACCTTCCTCCCTCGTCGTCTCTCTGGTAAGCACTCCTCGGCTCCTCGCTCAGTACTTACTGGCAGTGCTTCTTCAGTTATTTTTTTCCgagttaatttttatgatttaatttttatattaaaacagttaaataaacttaaattaatataatttttgatTGTTGTTGATGGTTGATAATCTGATTTTATGTTGTTAATTGTTGATGGCTGATTGTTATACtgtgttcctgactttcttcttACTTAGTTGTTGCTGTTTTAACATTTTAGTCATTTAGCTGTTGCTAAATAAAATTGATAATCTGACTCTGTGGTGGAACATTATGGATTTGAATGTGGATTAGGCATTTATGCTATGATTTAGCATTTTTGTGCattttgattttctttagttataaactttgatatttGAACTTGAATATGAACTTTTGATTATGAAATATAGACAAGTTATTACGTGGAATTGTAAAATTCTGAATTTTATTGTTATATAAATCATTGAATTTTCATATGAACTGTGTTTACTAATCATAATGCTTAACTTAAATGGTTTATATGCTTAGTTCTTAGCACAATAAGAAGGATAGTTCTAACTATTTCCACTTAATTCATTCTCCACTtctcttcctttttatttttttacttcagAAAGAAAAAAAGGTGAACTATTTAGTTCCATGAACCATCCTTATATGGGCCAGTATAGCTTGTTTAATTCGCGGACTTAAATCATCATTATTGGTACTGTAAAAAAAGAACAATGTTGTCTTAATGCTCACTGCTAACCTTGTTTTTGATGCTCCATGAGTGTAGCTATATGTGTGAAGGCTAAAGGGGGAGGAAGATGAAGACAATTTCTGGATATTGTGTTTCGTCGAAGGATATTTCACTGTCGAAAGCGGCAAAAATTCTATCGAAGTTTGTCTCTGCTGATAACGGTGCCTCACATGCCATCAATGCATATCTCCACAGGGCCTCTGCTGCTTTCAGTGAGCTGAAGCAGCTCCACAAGGAGGTTAAATCTTCTCACTCACATAAGAAGAAGCACAGGAGACCTGGAACTGAAGAGGATAATGTTGACAATGGGAGAGTGGTTGAAATTTCTGTCGGGAAGGCCGAGATGACCCATGATGGTAGTGCAGTGTCTAAGAAGTTCAAGAGGCGTCTTGAAAAGAATGATGATGTGAATGATGAGAAATCTACTCAAACTGCTGTTGAACTCGATCTAGAACTTAATGGTTCTTTAAGGGAACATTCAGGAAATTCTGACGGCACTGAGAAGCATAAGAAGCATAAAAGCAAGAAGCAGAAAATATGAGTTCAGAGGTTGAGTTATGTGATCCTCCTCGATAGAATTTGATGGATTCATATAAACATAGCTATGCAATTTTGACCAAGAAATATTTTTGTTCTAGATCACAACCCCATAGATGAATGCTAACAGGCTACTTGGCTTCAAAGATTGTTTATTACCAAAATGATTGGAGCTTGTGCTATGAATTGTTTGAGAGCTCCTTTGATGTACCCTTTGTATGAATAGTAGTCATTCCAGTTCTAAAATGTCATTATAGTGCAAAATACTAAAGGGGTATTctgattttgatgaattttttttctcgtttttaatctatattttgtgtAGTTGAGGTTTCTTTGGAGTCATTGCTACAATAATTTCTTAGAGCGAATCAAGATAATTGACCCGCCTTTCCACTACTGAATGTTGTATGGCATTAGGTTTGACACCCCCATTCAAATACGGAAATGGATCTTCTCcattttttttaacacttgagagAATAAGGTGTGATCTCTCacatttaattttataagtgggatcaaaattaaataagagagaGAACAATGAAATGTGAGATCCTACACTGGacaccatccaattttttttctaCTGAAGAGGATCCACTCCCATTCTAATTTATGATATATTGAGGATCCACTCCCATTCTAATTTATGATATATTTTCCATATTTTAGAACAAGCCATACATAAGATGGCAAATGCTTGGTCTGGTGTGAGTGATATTGTCTTACATTTAATAAAACAATGCTTATTTCATGTGAAACATCAACAAAATAGTAATCACATACTATTTTTTTAGTTAAGTTTcacattatttataattttataaaaatttagaatcaagAACCAAATAGTGGTTTGTTAGTTTTCAGGGATCAAATGTGATTTCTATTCAACTTCAAAAACTAAATTGATCATCATTTCCATAAAAAGACTAACCCTTtacctaaaattaaaaataaataaatagaaagggtGATGGTAGATGATTTTCTATATTTAAGTTCATTAGAAATCTTGAAACAAGACAGCTCACCAAAAGGATAGGTAATTAATAAATGCAACCTTTTGTAGCATTTTAGGGTTTTCATAGCACTTTATTGCAGTTTTCCTAACTGCTATacacttttgttttttttattttattttttttaactcttctctttaattcttttaaatagATATGGTACATTGCTGGACCTATATGGCATACTAGGCAAAATGGAAGGTTCCTTTCCAAAGTAAAAGCTACCAAACTATGCC
This window contains:
- the LOC112697664 gene encoding uncharacterized protein yields the protein MKTISGYCVSSKDISLSKAAKILSKFVSADNGASHAINAYLHRASAAFSELKQLHKEVKSSHSHKKKHRRPGTEEDNVDNGRVVEISVGKAEMTHDGSAVSKKFKRRLEKNDDVNDEKSTQTAVELDLELNGSLREHSGNSDGTEKHKKHKSKKQKI